Part of the Halopseudomonas maritima genome, CAGGCAGCCGCCGATGAAATGCGCTCGCCCATGTACAGGTGCAATACGGTGCCGCCGGTATATTTGCACTGGGCCGCGTCCTGCAACGACAGCGCCTCAAAGGGGTCATCGGTAAAGCCGACCGGCAGTTGCGAGGAGTTGGTGTAATAGGGCGCGTCGGGGCAACCGGCCTGCAGGATACCGGGGTAACGCTTCAGATCTTCCTTGGCAAAGCGGTAGGTTGTGCCTTCTGCCGGAGTGGCCTCCAGGTTGTAGAGATGGCCGCTGCGTTCCTGATATTCGACCAGCCGCGCGCGGACATGGTCCAGCACCTGCAGTGCCAGCGCGGCACCCGCCTCGGTATGCATGCCCTCACGGTCGCCGGTGAAGTTGCGCAACATCTCGTGCAGGCCGTTGACGCCAATGGTCGAGAAGTGGTTGCGCAGGGTGCCAAGGTAACGCTTGGTGTAAGGGTACAGGCCCGCATCCATGTGATGCTGAATCACCTTACGCTTGACCTCCAGGCTCTCAAAGGCCAGCTCCAGCAGTTGGTCCAGGCGCGCCAGCAGCGCCGGCAGGTCACCCGCATGGATGTGGCCCAAGCGCGCGCAGTTTATGGTCACCACCCCCAGCGAGCCGGTCTGCTCGGCCGAGCCGAACAGGCCGTTACCACGCTTGAGCAGCTCGCGCACATCCAGCTGCAGGCGGCAGCACATCGAGCGCACCTGGTTGGGCTGCATGTCGGAATTGAGGAAGTTCTGGAAATACGGCAGCCCGTAACGCGCAGTCATGTCAAACAGGCGTGTGGCGTTGTCGCTGTCCCACGGAAAGTCATGGGTGATGTTGTAGGTCGGAATCGGGAAGGTAAACACCCGGCCGCGCGCATCACCGGCCATCATCACTTCAATGTAGGCGCGGTTGATCAGGTCCATCTCATGCTGCAGATCGCCGTAACTGAAGGGCATTTCCTCACCCCCAATGACCGGCACCTGCTCGCGCAGGTCCTGCGGGCAGACCCAGTCAAAGGTGAGGTTGGTAAAGGGGGTCTGGGTGCCCCAGCGCGATGGCACATTGAGGTTGTAGATGAACTCCTGCAGCAACTGACGCACCTGCTCAAAGGTCAGGCCGTCCTTGCGTACATAGGGCGCCAGATAAGTATCAAAGGAGCTGAACGCCTGCGCGCCTGCCCACTCGTTCTGCAATGTGCCAAGGAAGTTGACCATCTGCCCCAATGCGCTGGACAGGTGTTTTGGCGGGCCGGCTTCGATACGCCCGGCAATGCCGTTAAAGCCTTCATGCAGCAGGGTACGCAGCGACCAGCCAGCACAGTAGCCGGCCAGCATGTCGAGGTCGTGGATATGCAGATCAGCCTCGCGGTGGGCGGCGCCAATTTCCGGACTGTAGACCTCATCCAGCCAGTAGTTGGCGACCACCTTGCCGGATACGTTGAGAATCAACCCGCCGAGGGAGTACCCCTGATTGGCGTTGGCCTGCACACGCCAGTCTTCGCGGCGCAGATATTCGTTCATCGACGCGGCAACATCCACCAGGCTGCGCCGTTCCCGCCGCAGCCGTCCGTGGCGCTCACGATATACGATATAGGCGCGGGCGGTGGGGTAGTAACCGGTCTCCATCAGCACGCGCTCGACGCAGTCCTGAACCTGCTCCACTGTCAGCTCCGGCCCCTCCGGCAGCAGCGGAAGCACCGCGCGGGTCAGGATATGCGCCTGGGCCGCGCCTAGCTCGCCGGTCGCGCTACCGGCGCGCTCGATAGCACTCTCGATTTTGCCTGAATCAAAGGCAACCCGGCTGCCATCGCGCTTGTTCAGCCACCGCGGCCAGCTCTGCGTCTGCATACCCATTTACGCCTCCATGACACACTATGTAGTGGAAAAATCAATAACAAACACAACATGAAGTGCATTCTGCCGACGCAAATGGAGCCAACATCTTGATCGAGATCAATTGATGACCGTTTTTTTGGGGCCGCTTGGCAACCATGCCGATACAGCCCAGAGCGGGTCAGGGCTGAGCCAGACCACCAGAAAAATAAGAATCAATTGCATTAATGCATTGCGCTTTGGATGTCTGGTATCCAAACTGAGACGGTTGTGCCCAGCATTGCACTGCACAGGAGGAGACATGAGCGACGCACCAAGCACACCCGAGCAGGTCCAGGCCATTGTCGGCAAACTGGCTACACCGCGTGACCTGAAGGTGATAGACCATCTGGACAGCCACGCCCAACGCTGGATCGCTGCCTCGCCCCTGCTCTACCTGACGTTGGGCCAGGACGCGGCGATAGCCATCACCCTGGGCGGCGGGCCGCCGGGCTTTGTGCAGGTAGCCGACCAGCAGCACTTATTGCTGCCGTTAACGCTGCTGGATGACAGCGCCGCAGTACGCCCCGGCGCGGCCTTCGGCACGCTGTTTCTGGTCTCGGGCATGAACGAAACCCTGCGCATCAATGGCCAGGTACTGGCCGTCGAAGGCGATCAGGCCCGGCTGCAGGTACACGAGTGTTTCCTGCACTGCGCCAAGGCGCTATTACGCTCGGACTTCTGGCAAGCCGCCGCAGCCGAAGACGCGCCCAGCCAGCCGCAGGACTTTCTCGCCGCCAGCCGCTTTATGGCGCTGGCCACCCTGGCCGCGGACGGCAGCGCCGACCTGAGCCCCAAGGGCGACCCGGCCGGCCGCCTGCTGCAGGCCGGCGACCAGCACGTCTGCTTTGCCGACCGCCCCGGCAACCGCCGCATCGACAGCTTCCGCAATATCGTTTCGCAGCCGCAAGTCGCCCTGCTCGCACTGATTCCCGGCTGCGCGCAGGTGGTGGAAGTCTGCGGCAGCGCTGCGCTGAGCACCAGCGACAGCTTGCGCGCAGACTTCCGGGTGCAAGACGCAACGCCCAAACTGGTTACCCGTGTCAGCGTCGACAGCATCACCCTGCGCCATAGTCCAGCGCTGGAGCAGGCTCGCCTCTGGCCAGCGGCCACGCCACCCGCCGGACTCAACGGCGCCGACATCTTCAAGGCGCATATCCAACTCAACCGCACCCGCGGCGTGGCTGCCAAACTGGCACGCACCGCCATCTCCATTCCGGGCGCGCTGGAGAAGGGGTTGCGCGAGGACTACAAGAAGAATCTGTATTAGGGTCTGTACGAGAAGTCGCCAAGCAAAGGCCAGGCAAGGCACTTTTCGTACAGAGCCCAGGGAAACACCCATAGCAGACACCTCACCGCAGAAGCCCAGCATGTCGCGCCCGCACAGGAGTCGCCCAGCCAGACAGGCCGCTGTGCGCGCATAAAAAAACCGCTCGGCCCATAAGCAGGCCAGAGCGGTAAGTGCCTGAGAGCCAGACCAATGGAGAGAGTGTGAGGAGCTGTCTGGTTCACAGGGCTTGCCTGAAGCGGCATCACGCGGTTTCAGCATGATGCCGATGCTATTGAACCCCCGGACGGGGCACGCTTGCCTTGTCCTAAATCAAAATCCGCGACAGGCAGCGCTTCGCATTGCCCTATCAGCCTCCGGTGGCATTCATAAAACGCAGAACCTGCACGTCGCCCACAGTAAACTCATGCCGTAGCGGCTTGTGCTGCAGCGCCTGATGGATAGCATCGAGCACCGGCTGGTCCGCCAGCGGGTAACGGCGCAGCAAGGCGCGCAGGTCAATCGCATTCTCGTGACCAAGACAGAGCAGCAGGCGCCCTTCGACCGTCACGCGGACGCGATTGCAGGTGGCGCAGAAGTTGTGGCTGTGCGGCGAAATAAAGCCAATGCGGCTGTTCGCATGGCCCTGCACACGCACGTAGCGCGCCGGACCACCGCTGTGCTCTGCGCTGTCGATGAGCACATAGTGTTCGGCGATACGTCGGCGCACCCAGTCGCTGGAGCAGAAGCTCTCGCCCCGTTCGCGCCCTACCTGCCCCAGCGGCATCTCCTCGATAAAGCTGATGTCCAGCCCGCGGCCCAGAGCGAAGTCGACCAGCGCGGGCACCTCGTCGGCGTTGCGCCCGTGCATTACCACCACGTTTAGCTTGAGCCGTTCAAAGCCCGCCTCACGCGCCGCGTCGATACCCTCGAGCACCTGGCTCAAGCGACCGCTGCGGGTAATGGCGGCAAAGCGCTCGGGCTGCAGACTATCGAGGCTGATGTTCAGCCGTTTAACCCCAGCATCGGCAAGTGGCTGCGCCAGTTTGCCGAGCTGCGACCCATTGGTTGTCATCACCAGTTCGCGCAGGCCGGGCAACGCGGCAATGCGCTCGCACAGGCCAACCACGCCGGGCCGCACCAGCGGCTCGCCACCGGTCAGGCGAATCTTGCGCACCCCCTGAGCCACGAAGATCCGCGCAATACGCTCCAGCTCTTCCAGCGTCAGGACCTGCTGGCGAGGCAGAAAGCTCATGTCCTCGGCCATGCAATAGACGCAGCGAAAATCGCAGCGGTCGGTTACTGACAGACGCACGTAGTCAATACTCCGCCCTACGCCGTCTTGCAGCAGACTGTTCATGACCTCTCCTCAGGCGCGTACGCCGGTTACTGCATCAGCGGGCCGTCAGCGCCATCAAGAACAATGCCCTGAATCTGCGCCTCACCCACCAGGTTTTTCAGATACTGCGCCACCGCGACCTGCCAGACACGCTGGTCAAGCTCAGCCTGGATGCCCTTGTGTACGGCTTCAAACGGCAGCAACTGCCCCTCGATACGCTGATCGACAAATACCACGTGAAAGCCATAGCGACTTTCCAGCGGCTGCGCTGCGAGGCCCGGCTGCAGACGAAACAGCTGCCGCTCGAACTCGGGCACGGTTTGCCCCTGACTGATCTGGCCAAGGCTGCCGTTCTGGGCCTTGGAGGGACAATCTGAGCGCCCCATGGCCAACTCGGCAAAGCGTGCCGGATTGTCCTGCAGCTGCGCGATCAGTTGCTCTGCCGCCTCGCGCTGGCGGCTGCGCTCTTGCGCGTCATCCGCCGGACAGCCGAGCAAGATGTGCCGTGCGGCCAGCAGCGGTGCGCTGGCAAATCGCTGCCGGTTATTCTCAAAGTACTGCCGACAGGTGGTCTCATCGGCGCTCGGCATGACAACCTCACGTTCAATCAGCACACGCGTCACGGCCTCTTCTTCGCTTTCTCCTTCCAGCGCCTTGACG contains:
- a CDS encoding pyridoxamine 5'-phosphate oxidase family protein — its product is MSDAPSTPEQVQAIVGKLATPRDLKVIDHLDSHAQRWIAASPLLYLTLGQDAAIAITLGGGPPGFVQVADQQHLLLPLTLLDDSAAVRPGAAFGTLFLVSGMNETLRINGQVLAVEGDQARLQVHECFLHCAKALLRSDFWQAAAAEDAPSQPQDFLAASRFMALATLAADGSADLSPKGDPAGRLLQAGDQHVCFADRPGNRRIDSFRNIVSQPQVALLALIPGCAQVVEVCGSAALSTSDSLRADFRVQDATPKLVTRVSVDSITLRHSPALEQARLWPAATPPAGLNGADIFKAHIQLNRTRGVAAKLARTAISIPGALEKGLREDYKKNLY
- the moaA gene encoding GTP 3',8-cyclase MoaA; protein product: MNSLLQDGVGRSIDYVRLSVTDRCDFRCVYCMAEDMSFLPRQQVLTLEELERIARIFVAQGVRKIRLTGGEPLVRPGVVGLCERIAALPGLRELVMTTNGSQLGKLAQPLADAGVKRLNISLDSLQPERFAAITRSGRLSQVLEGIDAAREAGFERLKLNVVVMHGRNADEVPALVDFALGRGLDISFIEEMPLGQVGRERGESFCSSDWVRRRIAEHYVLIDSAEHSGGPARYVRVQGHANSRIGFISPHSHNFCATCNRVRVTVEGRLLLCLGHENAIDLRALLRRYPLADQPVLDAIHQALQHKPLRHEFTVGDVQVLRFMNATGG
- a CDS encoding ribonucleoside triphosphate reductase; protein product: MGMQTQSWPRWLNKRDGSRVAFDSGKIESAIERAGSATGELGAAQAHILTRAVLPLLPEGPELTVEQVQDCVERVLMETGYYPTARAYIVYRERHGRLRRERRSLVDVAASMNEYLRREDWRVQANANQGYSLGGLILNVSGKVVANYWLDEVYSPEIGAAHREADLHIHDLDMLAGYCAGWSLRTLLHEGFNGIAGRIEAGPPKHLSSALGQMVNFLGTLQNEWAGAQAFSSFDTYLAPYVRKDGLTFEQVRQLLQEFIYNLNVPSRWGTQTPFTNLTFDWVCPQDLREQVPVIGGEEMPFSYGDLQHEMDLINRAYIEVMMAGDARGRVFTFPIPTYNITHDFPWDSDNATRLFDMTARYGLPYFQNFLNSDMQPNQVRSMCCRLQLDVRELLKRGNGLFGSAEQTGSLGVVTINCARLGHIHAGDLPALLARLDQLLELAFESLEVKRKVIQHHMDAGLYPYTKRYLGTLRNHFSTIGVNGLHEMLRNFTGDREGMHTEAGAALALQVLDHVRARLVEYQERSGHLYNLEATPAEGTTYRFAKEDLKRYPGILQAGCPDAPYYTNSSQLPVGFTDDPFEALSLQDAAQCKYTGGTVLHLYMGERISSAAACRQLVRAALSRFRLPYLTVTPTFSICPVHGYLAGEHEFCPRCDETLLQKQQASACCGACGG
- a CDS encoding peptidylprolyl isomerase; this encodes MGCGCGGNGDGGCGGHTKVDNPNQAPGVQEIVPDPVVLEALAEAEVETPPELIASSEQEWPRIKVNGVGIAQEDIARELQYQPASTRQEAVFLASQALVLRELLRQRANALNINVKALEGESEEEAVTRVLIEREVVMPSADETTCRQYFENNRQRFASAPLLAARHILLGCPADDAQERSRQREAAEQLIAQLQDNPARFAELAMGRSDCPSKAQNGSLGQISQGQTVPEFERQLFRLQPGLAAQPLESRYGFHVVFVDQRIEGQLLPFEAVHKGIQAELDQRVWQVAVAQYLKNLVGEAQIQGIVLDGADGPLMQ